CACCAGACGAGATAACTTACATTGGTGTTCTATGTGCTTGTACTCACACGGGCATGGTAGACAGTGGAAAAAGGTTTTTTGCTAGCATGACCACCCAACATGGGATTAAGCCCAATGTCGCACATTATGGGTGCattgttgatcttcttggccgAGCTGGACATCTAAAAGAAGCTCATGAAGTTATAAAGAATATGCCAATGAAACCAAATTCAATTGTCTGGGGGGCACTTCTTGGTGCATGTAGAGTACATAAAGACGCAGAAATGGCTGAAATGGCAGCCAAACAGATTCTTGAGTTAGAGCCCGAAAATGGGGCTGTTTACGTTctattatgtaatatatatgcagCTTGCAATAGATGGGAAGATTTGCGTGAAGTAAGACAAACAATGAAGGATAGAGGAATCAAGAAAACCCCAGGTTGCAGTTTGATAGAGATGAATGGTATTGTCAATGAATTTGTGGCTGGAGACCAGTCACATCCTAAGTCTACAGACATCTATTCAAAGTTAGATGAGATGACAAGAGACTTGAAAATTGCAGGGTATTCACCTGATACATCAGAGATTTCCCTTGATGTAGgagaagaagataaagagagTGCACTATACCGGCATAGTGAAAAGTTGGCTATTGCCTTTGGCCTTATTAGTTCAGGACCTGGGGTCACAATTAGAATCGTGAAGAACCTTAGAATGTGCGTGGATTGTCACCGTGTGGCAAAGCTGGTGTCAAATTTGTACAACAGAGAAGTAATTGTTAGGGATAAAACTCGATTCCATCATTTCAGGAACGGTTCATGTTCATGTAAAGATTATTGGTGAGTTTGAGAAATGGGCAGACTGTGAAGCGTTGAGTAGTCTTCTTGCTCTGTATATCATCTGGCTTTGAAGAGCAACAGAGCATCAATACTTTCAGGGGATTCTGTACCATGAAGAgacaaattacaatattataagCTGGCATTTGTGAAAGACTacaatcaagtttttttttagcaGAAAAGCCTATTTATTTTGTAGTCGGATACAAGCATATTCACTGTCTATTCGTGcctagttttattttaaagacgTCTGTCTATTCAATGGGGGCTAGAGTGCCTCGGATGTGAAATTACAGAATTTCAATCATAAAAGGAGAAACTCTACCTAAAGCTCTGTTCTACACCACTTAAATCCAAAAAACTTTAATCTGTTGCTTTGCCTACCAAGGAATTGCTTGCCAACGTGTTTGGAATCAAACCCATTTTATGCAAACAAATTCTATGAAATCCCAGACAACCTGAATCCTATACCATCAAACCCATTCTCCGCGACGAGGTATAGTCAAAACCTGCTACTATGAAGATATagtttaaaatttacataaactCAAATTGGCTTTTTCTTTGCATTCTGCCATCTCATGATTAGGACTTGTATGAGCCAGCATGCAAAGAAAAACACACCAGATCCAAAATGATGATGGTGGAGATTTggaagaaataaacaaaaagaaaatgactttttttttttaatctctagcTCGTGCCAACGCCAAGTCAGCACTTGGATAGGCTTTAAATTAGTTACAAGTGTCACTGTGCATCATAATCAACCTCCATTGTTATGGACTTCACCTATTAGGTCAGTGTTTTGCATGCCTTAAATACTCTCTGGCTAGGTGGTTTCTCTGTTTCTGTTTTCTCCTCAAGAAGTATAAAGCAGATGCTGAAGGTTCTGGGAAATTGTACGTCAGAATTTGGACTTCTTTACAAGTTTCCTCAGATGCTGAAAGAGATCAAGCAACAATATGTACAAACTTCAAGTTACATAATTGATAAATCTGGATCCTCCATCTTATATGCTACATTGGCTGGTCCCCCACAAGATGAAGCTTGTTTAATAACTCCTCCATCGCTTGCAATGCAAACTTGTAACGATCTTGTGATTTCCTCCCTTCCTCCACAACCTGCACCACACATTTGTACAGATGATCATGTCTATGAACTGGGTTATTGCCGTCGATACCACTGGAGCTGTGATCAAGAATGTAACTGCGCTTAATGTCCTTCCTCCACCGTGAAAGAATGTACTGAGGTGGAATCTCCTCTATGCCATTTTGATTAAGGACAGACAGTGCATGCCTGCATAAATAACCTTTAAAGTTGAACAAACCACAAGCACAAAGGACCTCCATTTCAGGTGCATTATACAGAACCTCATACATTGTTTCCCTCCTGTTTCCCTCAACTTCAACTTGTTCCTTGAAAATGTACGTAAAGATCGGCCCGTCAACATTTAACTGTCTAGTGCTAAAACAAGAGTACATTCCCTCCACCTCCCTCTTGAACATCCTCAATATGTCATTCGTGTACAATTTTGAGAGTTGCAATTCAAAATAACTACTTGATTTCAGCATATAACTTGAATTTCTTGAATCCATATCTGCCAGGGATTCAAGCTGATATTTTGTCTGCAGAATTTTATCGTACTTATCTAAAAATTCTTTCAAAGGAGTTTGTTTGTCAATATATTCTTCAAAGAATGAAGATACACCATCGCTTGGCTGGATGGGAAACATTCCAGCCAAAAATGTCTCCTTCAAATAAACTGGAACCCAGCGTTTTCGATCTTCATATAATGCTTGAAGCCATTTATGATCTCTAAGTCCATGATGTTGCATCATATCCTCCCAAGCTGCCTCAAATTCCTCAGACCTCACTGAGTAATAAACTGCTGTACTCAATAGTGCTTGGATCGATTCATATTGGAACAACCCTCCCAGTTTCTCTGGAACTTTCTGCATGATATGTGATAAGCACAGACAATGAGAAGCTCTTGGGAAAACATCAGAAACAGCAGTCTGTAAGGTAGCACATTGGTCAGAAATAATGGCTTGTGGAGGGCGTCCTAACATACACGTAAGCCATGCCCTAAACAACCATGTATATGATTCAATAGTCTCACCTGCAAGTAAACCACAACCCAATAGCAGAGATTGTCCATGATGATTCACTCCAACAAAAGAAACCAGGGGAACTTCATATTTATTTGTCATGAATGTAGTGTCAATAGCAACTACATCGCCAAAATAGCCATATGCAACCCTTGCTCTTGCATCTGTCCAAAACAAATTCTTCAAACATCCTTTCTCATTTAGATCTATCACATAAAAGAAGTTTGGATCCATTAATTGTGAGCAGCAGAAATAATTAAGAAGTGCTTGGGCATCTCCTTCTTTAAGCTTCAATTGATTGCCGTAGTCGACATTATTCCCAAATTCTCCTTCATCAACATCTATACTTCCATTATCCTCTGCATTGATAACCACTGTCCGAAACAGCCTAACTTTTGGTACTTCTTCAGTACCATCTAACTGCAATGTTCTTTTGGTTCCAACACCCAGGTGCTTGTGAgatttatagaattttccaCTTTTTGAGCTAATCAAGTGATTGTGCTCAAGCTCCACTTCAATAATTCTCCACCTTTTGGAGTCCATCAATCTGAACTTCATCATTGCTGGACAGCCAGTTCTTGTTTCTGGTCTTGGTCGGTTTgcttcacttttctttttaaaacctGCACTACTACAGCTAAGTTTTCCTCTGTATCTTTCCTTACTCTTTCTATACCATGTATTGCTTACTCTAACCCCAAATCCCTGTTCCTTGGCATaacaattgtaaaaataatatacatccTCATAAGACTCAAACTCCATTCCAACAACGGGAGGAAGGGGGTTCTCTCCTTGAATTATGCCAGTTTGACCCACATATTCAATCA
This window of the Juglans regia cultivar Chandler chromosome 12, Walnut 2.0, whole genome shotgun sequence genome carries:
- the LOC108980465 gene encoding protein FAR1-RELATED SEQUENCE 6-like; its protein translation is MDEVSLNSEPVGDDDADEFEIEGDSSMIEYVGQTGIIQGENPLPPVVGMEFESYEDVYYFYNCYAKEQGFGVRVSNTWYRKSKERYRGKLSCSSAGFKKKSEANRPRPETRTGCPAMMKFRLMDSKRWRIIEVELEHNHLISSKSGKFYKSHKHLGVGTKRTLQLDGTEEVPKVRLFRTVVINAEDNGSIDVDEGEFGNNVDYGNQLKLKEGDAQALLNYFCCSQLMDPNFFYVIDLNEKGCLKNLFWTDARARVAYGYFGDVVAIDTTFMTNKYEVPLVSFVGVNHHGQSLLLGCGLLAGETIESYTWLFRAWLTCMLGRPPQAIISDQCATLQTAVSDVFPRASHCLCLSHIMQKVPEKLGGLFQYESIQALLSTAVYYSVRSEEFEAAWEDMMQHHGLRDHKWLQALYEDRKRWVPVYLKETFLAGMFPIQPSDGVSSFFEEYIDKQTPLKEFLDKYDKILQTKYQLESLADMDSRNSSYMLKSSSYFELQLSKLYTNDILRMFKREVEGMYSCFSTRQLNVDGPIFTYIFKEQVEVEGNRRETMYEVLYNAPEMEVLCACGLFNFKGYLCRHALSVLNQNGIEEIPPQYILSRWRKDIKRSYILDHSSSGIDGNNPVHRHDHLYKCVVQVVEEGRKSQDRYKFALQAMEELLNKLHLVGDQPM